The Sparus aurata chromosome 15, fSpaAur1.1, whole genome shotgun sequence genomic interval GTGCAGAGCTCTGGGAAGTTTCTCATACTGGACAGCCTGCTGCCTGCACTGAAGGAAAGGGGACATAAGGTGAAACAGCATTCAGAGCCAGAAGTTGAAATTCATCAGCAATGAAAAAGGATTAATTAGGTCTTTTGAAATAACCAGTAGCCACGTTTACTCAGGACTGGGGATCAACCTGACGGCTGCTGACACATTTCTGCTGGTTCAATTGGTTGCGTGTGATGTTGACTATGATAGAAGTCAGTTAATGGCGTGTACGGTTACCTGCTGTTAACACCCATAAAGTATATCCTATGTCATGTTTTGGCTGACTTCAACAATGCTTTTGTCTGATGATGAAACGCTTAACCTATCTCTAACCAACAAATATGGGGGCGCATGAATTTATAACCTGATTGTCAATAGTCCTCTGTACATGCTGTTTGTTGCCTTTGGTTTATTCCATACTAGtatgtttctgatgtttctgaTTTCTATGTGTGGTTGATTGTTGCGGTCCAGGTTCTGATCTTCAGTCAGATGACGTCCATCTTGGATATTTTAATGGATTACTGCTATCTGCGGGGCTTCCAGTACAGCAGACTGGATGGCAGCATGTCATACGCCGACAGGGATGAAAATGTGagttaacaaaatgttttacatctAATATATTGTTCAGCATACTGAGCCGGTGACTGTCGGATGGCTGTGTATGTATCAGCTCATTAACAGTGATAGAATGGAGTGTGTGGCTCTCGGGCCTATCTAGAATTAGCAAATAACAAAATGCTGCCTTCAGGGTATTTCTCTGCAGTTTTTCTAATTTGTAATAACTGTGACAAGTCCATGCTGCGGCATCACCAGCTTCTTCTTGTCCCATAGATGACCAAGTTTTCCAAAGATCCAGAGGTGTTCCTGTTCCTGCTGAGCACCAGAGCAGGCGGACTGGGGATCAACCTGACAGCTGCTGATACTGTCATCATCTTCGACAGTGACTGGGTGGGATAACAAACTGAAACCATGTTACCATTCGAGGTGCTTTTctctgtgtattacatttaGTCAATGTGGTGtccaccacccccacccccttCTCAGAACCCTCAAGCAGACCTGCAGGCCCAGGACCGCTGTCACCGAATCGGGCAAACCAAGCCAGTGGTGGTGTACCGCCTGGTTACAGCAAACACCATCGACCAGAAGATCCTTGAGAGGGCTACAGCCAAAAGGAAGCTAGAGCAGATGGTCATCCACAAGAGTGAGTGGCTGCACTTTCATGGCATACCCTCAGATTCATACACCACAGCAGAAGATTAATACAAACCTGTTTGATCTAATCAGGCACCACAGTTTATAAGCATTAGAGCATGGGTAGTTTGAAATCTGTGCTTAGTGTGAACTTGGAAGattgcttcttttctttcatccaCAGATAAGTTCAAAGGTGGGAGAGCAGAGCTGAACCAAAGTAAAAGCTGCATTGATCTGGATGAGCTGATGGAGCTTCTCAAAGCTAGAGGCACTGAGAAGTAAGAAAGCATCTGCTactaatacatttaaatgtttagaGAAAATACACGAAAAGTGCAAATTGGTAGGAACTGAACTTGTCGACTGAAATGGAGGGTAACGTTTGGCTCTAACTTTTGTGACTCTCAGGGAAGTGAAAGCATCAAGGGGGAAGGTGATCAGTGAAATGGACCTGGAAGTTTTGCTGGATCGCAGTGACTTAATGGGTGAGAAGACACACAACTCTGCAGCTTTCAGAAGgtcatataaaaatatattgttgTGGGAGACTACATTCTTAGCTGCAAAATGATTGAATGCTGAAGTTGCAatggttttatttttagattAGTTTTTAGTGTGCTGAAGTGaagtgttgtctgtgttttcagaCAAAGGAAGTGAGAGCACGAAGAAAGAGAAGGTGGGCGTCTTCAGGGTGATCGATGACAGAGAGTCATCAGAGGTCACGTTGACCTGAGAGCACTTGAAATCTTCTTTTGAACTTGAGACCAGTTTTCTGCTGCACCGACTGTAGATGGCTTATAACAGCTGTCACTTGTAGTAGATAGTGAAGCTTCCAGTAAGTACTCTGAAACTGCTGTTTGTAGACTGAAAAgtgtatttttgtcttttactttctttacTGACATGATAGTCCTGTTGATGAAGCGTTTTGTGTTAAAAATAGTCTGTGTACCCTGTTTAAGATTCAACCTCCATTGGGGTTCTAAAATCTGTCAGTGTCATTGATCATTTTAATGCCAAAAGATAAGGGGGGGAAAAGGATTCAGTTTGTCCAGATGGGTTAGTTCATTTTCTCCTTGCCAGTGGCATTGACATGGTGACTGGGCACTAGAACCTTCCAGCAATACCCAAAACACATTATCTTTATTTCCAATTGTCCTCTGACTGTTAACATGCACATGTATGTGCATCTGTTTAACAAGAAAAAGCTATAGTGACATGATGTAATCGAGTTAGTCCTCTTCAAATTTAAATGTCCATTCGAAACAGATGATCTTTAAATATGTTGTTATCAAAGCACTTTCATGCAGGTTaagcatttattttctttcatgtctttttttatctaaaTAAACTATGGCCTCATAACTGTATGTTTTTCCCCAGTTTTTTCTAGTTCTCCACTTTCCCTGTGAGCCCATAGTAGGTTCCTGTCAACTTGTTAGTTACTACTGCCTTTGCCAGTTCACTTTGAATTGCATTGGTTCCTTTTGCCAAGATGCAGGTAATTAAGTGTACTCTGATTTTGAAGTGTCCAGTCTTTAGAGCGTGCATGCCAGTTTATATAGTGCAATTAATATGCCGGTCCTTATGTTGCTAACTTGATCCAATTTGACATACTTGTACCCTCAAAAGTAGAATGGTGTCACATTTTGACTGGTTCGATTTACATAatactttttgttttgacacatactgtacaggTACATAATAACTTTCTGGATGACTCCCAATGATAAAAAAGCCCAAACCTTACTATGAAAATACAACTAGCCCATCACTTGAAAGCAGAGGAGCTGTTTCTTGTACAGGAGCATCCCTTCCCTGAAGTCAAACTACCAGGTTATGAGGGGTGATTGACCTTTGGTAGAATAAAATGACTTGAATAGCCCTGGCTCCATGCATGTGCAGTTAAACTCTGAGTGATTATGCAGACAGTTTGAAgttaataacttttttttctaataaaaaaTTTGAAGTCCACAGTGCTGATGGCTGCCATCCAGTAATGTGGATTTAAATTCATCCAACATCTGTTCTATTAACCTTATATGACACCCTCAGATTTCTAGCTCTTGCCCAAGATGAAGAATAGTGCTCAGATGTTGCCATTTTTACATTATCCCCGCTGGACAACTTTCTAGAGGTCCACAACACTGACTGCTACAGAGAAGGGATAGAAACCTTGGATCTGCAATCTGCTGGATAAAGTGTATAAATGTAGGAGAGGAACACAGTAATGTGTTAGGTTTGCTTGAGTTGACACCTACCTTCGGCCTGGAACTTTTCAAACACCCATCATACAACAAAAATGCATCCAGTTTCACACTATCTTACTTCCAATTTATTCTGGTGTCAATATGGCCACAAGGGTAAATACACACCTCCTCCTAAaccacacatactgtacaaggTGCTCCATCTATGCACTTTTTATTCTGTCTGTATTGGGGCATCATGCAAAAATTATGCATTGCCCTGCCCTGGTTCCTTTTTCTTGCCTTAACACCTCCCTGGAGACATGGCAAATTACAACCTACTTTAAAACCTCCACCATCATCcctgccccccaaaaaataCAGACCACAGGACATACTATGACATACcttgcaaattttttttttaaatgttcaactACAATTAAAGCTGGTTTGTATGTGATAAAGCTACattttggttatatttgctaaaattgtcattatgatctgacggtagaataagatacaggtcagctgtgtaaaaatccactgtctgtggctccacccagtgacCCTAATTTAATTTGCAATAATCCACTGCTCCCAGgtcaatacaaccaatcagagccaagggtagtgtctgagaagtgtcaatcattggGCGCATTGAAGTTGAACTCCAGCTGACCTCCTGCaacagcgagatctgctggcgactgcAGGGGTGGGGATACAAACACTGCTATGAAGTTGGACACTCTATACTCCCCGGAGACATGACAAAACATGGCTGTTCTTCCCTTATGAtaaggaagagggagaagagggagactttttactgtgatactctgagtacatttcagaggctgtactttattactttatactggagtaaagaagttAAAACAGTACTtctaattttacttttttttaaattttgtttattcatttattttcacccTTGAGTAAAGAGCCTATTCCTTActgtagaaaacatttttaatttcaaaagtTTAATTGTAGGGCACAAGAGGCCCCCTACTTCACTGTCAAGTCCATTTTCTAGAATTGGCTTCCAActctttgtgatgtcacaaaaacagattttcacTGAGCACAGAGGAACACTTTGcgtaatgaatgaaaaaacagCTCTCTCGTGTCTAactgcacatacatcattccACAGAATGAAGCTTAAACATTCAACTGtaggaacaagaggaaaaacacagtaCTGACAGTTTGAGCTAATTTGATGATTGTGACAATGTGAAAATCTAGCATCATTAAAAAGTCTGACGGGACACCTATACTCATCAGACAGAATGGGAACAAATCAACAGGTTTGTAAAACTGACTTACCCCTTTGAATCTAATGTTGGCTCATTGAATCTGTCTGAACAACAGTGGTTGTTGATTTATTGTACAGTCTGGTATGCTTGAAAGTTGAGTTTCAGGTCCAGTAATGACACTATACAGCTTAACagctccttttctctctgtgagcCTTTTATGTGAGTGCTGCTTTAACAATGAGGCAGGGTGTGGTCCCCCACGCAGGTGCATTCATACATTCTCATACTCTCCCTGGATCACTGCAGGACTCACTCCAGTACTAGTATCTTCCCACCAAGATGCAGATTGTTGACTGATGCTGCTTCAATTGTTACTTTGTGAGGTAAGGTGAATTGTCTGGATATCAGACTTTatctgcagattttttttcttaatagcAGATTTTCACAGAAGCTAAATTTTACTGGCTATCTCCCTAGCAGCAGTTGGATCATCTTGCTGTTTCTACCTCTGCCCTGAACATTACCTACATTCTATTTAAGATATGGAGCGTCTGAAGTTAGTCCTGCAGTACTTCCAGTCCAACTCTGAGTCAATCTCCAATGGGATCTGTATCATCCTGGCCTTGGTCAGTGTCAAGCTCTACACCAGCTTTGACTTTAACTGCCCGTGCCTTCCTCAGTATAACAAACTGTACTCTCTGGGAGTGATGATCGTCCCGCCCATCATTCTGTTCTTCCTGGGGGTCTTGATTAATCGGCATACAGGCGTCATGATGGATGAGTGGATGAGACCCATTGGTAACAGATCCAAAAATCCTGCTGTGGTTAAGTGAGTCAAATATTTACTTACTGTTTCATACAACCATATGAAGAATAATAAATTATCTTTTTTGGATTACATTATGAGTAAATATAGTACCTGTGATGATCAATGGGCACTGCAGGTGAGGCAGGTATAGCCTGTGGGCacaattattaatcaattattaattAGTATTTTGACCATATCATCATTTTTATGCATATTTTCTAACTCCAAGCTGTACAAACTTGAGTGCTTAATGGAATTAAGCGTAGCAGGTGATGTGTATCTGTGTAATGAGGGGGGTGCGCCTTAGGAGGTCAACACCCTATATCAAGGTGTGCATAATTATAATGCAGCTTCTTTTCCTCAGGCAAAATGGGCCAAAAAAGAGATTTAACTGActctaaaagtaaaaaagggATGCAGAGGAAAAAAGACTAAAATTAACTACCAAGGATTTGAAAAGAATCCAGTGTGCAGCTACCAGGAACCCATTATCTTCCAGGTCTGTCATATTCCATAAATGCAACCTACCTGGGGTACCCAGAAGTACAAGATGTTCAGTGCTCAGAGACATGGCCAAGGTAAGGATGGCTGAAACCCAACCACCACTGAACAAGATACATGAGCTGAAGCGTCTAGACTGGGCCAAGAAATATCtgaagacagattttttttttaaggttttatggACTGATGAAATGAGAGTGACTCCTGACGGACCAGATGGATGGGTCCGTGACTAGCCAGTCCTGTCCAGTCCAGTAACGAGCACAGAGCTCCACTTCAAGTCAGACGCCAGCAAGGTGGATGTGGGGTACCTGTATGGGCTGGCATTATTAAAGATGAACTGGTTGGACCTTTTCGACTCAAAAGCAACTGCCAAACCGACTGCCAGTTTTTGGAAGACATTTTCTTCAAGCAGTGGTACAGGAAGAAGTCTGCATCTTTCAAAAAGACAATGATTTTAATGCAAGACAATACTCCATCACATGCATCCAAGTACTCCTCTGTGTGGTTAGCCAGTAAAGGccttaaagatgaaaaaaatacGACATGGCCCCCTTCCTCACCAGACCTTAACCCAATTGAGAACTTGCGGGCCCTTCTTAAACGGGAGATTTACAGTGAAGGAAAACATAACACCTCTTTAAACAGTGTCTGGGAGGCTGTGGTTGCTGCACAAAAAGTTGATCATCAACAGATCAAGAAAGTTTGAGGTTTATTAACATTCTGGATTAACCAAGAGCACTGTAGTTgttcattaataaaaataatcctCAAAAATAAGACTTGCCTAATAATCGTGCACACAGTGTAGTATGTAATTAGTCTGACTCACCAGATGTAAGTTCCTTTGCAGGGATTGTTCCACTCTATTGATAGATCTCGCCTCCCCACATATAAAACGATATATACACTGTAACTCCAGTATATACAACACATACGTTGCAGTGATGCCCTCAGTGAGCAGGAGAATGTGATAGACCTAAATATGATGTTTGCGGGTGAAGCTGTATAGTCCCAATATCTTCCTGCAGGTACCTGTTCTCTGCCATGATCCAGAGGGCTCTGCTGGCACCAATGGTGTGGATCCTGGTCACGTTGTTGGATGGAAAGATCTTCATTTGTGCTTTCAGTGTTAGTGTAGACCCTGCACTCTTCTCAGGTATctggaaacataaaaaaagaagaaatacatATTCAATGAGTGTTCTAAATACAGTCTACATATGGCAGTATAGTCTATATGATGGATTATGTGTTTTGTCAGGTTTGCCCAACAATACAGGTCTGGATGTGATTAAAATCATGGCCAAAGTGCCCTGCAAGGAGGATATCATCTTCAGGAACAGCTCTTTCCGCAAAGCAGTCTCTCGCTATGTTCGCTGCTATTCACAAGTAAGCTGTTTACTTCAGCATGcatacacataaaaaacacacaaacatctatCACAGTTTACTCACTCTCTGCTTCAACTCAACCAATTGTACTTATGctagatgtttgtgtgtatgtatgtatgtatatatgaaCGATTGGCATAAGCTTTAAAATGCCTATGGTGACAAAAGTATCATGATTCATCAATTCTGCAATAATCGATGGGTTGAACACTTAcggaagaaatacaaaataccccttatttattttttttaattaattatttatttactgcaTTGTTGTATGGACTGAGATGAAACaatggaaaaaagggaagatATAACTCgctaaaatattttcaatctgTGTAAGTTAAGTAACCAGTGGCGTATCCAGGACATTTTTTACTGGGGTGGCCAAGATGGGACACAAAGCTAGTCTGGGTTGGCCATGGCATTGCGAAGTTTAATGCCATGTACGCAGCCGACCGAGAAAAGATCTTGTAATAATGAGATCCGGATCTCGTAATTATATTAggatctcataattatgagatcatacttttacagtaaatactcccagtaataaactgaaggtatcacgaaggtatcCGGATTTCAAATTAAAGGacgacatgagaaaaaacaacaacaaaaaacattgtttccataagtagttcaaTATTCATAAACTGCTGGACTTAGCACTTCCTAGACTGCTTGCATGCAAAACATggagtacttttactgtgtacttttcgcataatcctgtgtcaaagtccttaacagagaaaaagaataaggatATTTCGCCCAACTTTT includes:
- the calhm3 gene encoding calcium homeostasis modulator protein 3 isoform X1, with product MERLKLVLQYFQSNSESISNGICIILALVSVKLYTSFDFNCPCLPQYNKLYSLGVMIVPPIILFFLGVLINRHTGVMMDEWMRPIGNRSKNPAVVKYLFSAMIQRALLAPMVWILVTLLDGKIFICAFSVSVDPALFSGLPNNTGLDVIKIMAKVPCKEDIIFRNSSFRKAVSRYVRCYSQAVGWSILLFLIVLGAIGRLIKPCFDDHATFLQTRYWSNYLDVEQKLFDETCVLHARDFARKCVVQFFEDMREDTVLHLPHPPFIANSREAWEEEEEERLHGISKQDQMDQLLNKWYYSKPELDVTRIAHRPRTCVTWEDRDGKTLYSDV
- the calhm3 gene encoding calcium homeostasis modulator protein 3 isoform X2, with translation MERLKLVLQYFQSNSESISNGICIILALVSVKLYTSFDFNCPCLPQYNKLYSLGVMIVPPIILFFLGVLINRHTGVMMDEWMRPIGNRSKNPAVVKYLFSAMIQRALLAPMVWILVTLLDGKIFICAFSVSVDPALFSGLPNNTGLDVIKIMAKVPCKEDIIFRNSSFRKAVSRYVRCYSQTRYWSNYLDVEQKLFDETCVLHARDFARKCVVQFFEDMREDTVLHLPHPPFIANSREAWEEEEEERLHGISKQDQMDQLLNKWYYSKPELDVTRIAHRPRTCVTWEDRDGKTLYSDV